From a single Micromonospora carbonacea genomic region:
- a CDS encoding FAD:protein FMN transferase: MDREPGHTWESRWTHRGRPVRVAATDRHALPAARRELTLLLAGLRRGEAALGRALRAAGRPVPVGPLLRDLVGVALDAAEASDGAVDPTVEAARLRRRPSPGLVPACGGGAPAGPPPVANWRAVTLAGDLLALPPTLPLGLAATATAQLARRSAHRVAARTGAGVLVGVGNRVAVAGPAPADGWPVATGGRIVALTGGGLATADVRVDGGVLDPRTGAPPVSPWASVTVVAPDAVRAATLAVGALAHGPHGPDWLAERIGDGAAYPTPGRATAVLVR, from the coding sequence ATGGACAGGGAACCGGGCCACACCTGGGAGAGCCGCTGGACGCACCGGGGACGGCCGGTGCGGGTGGCGGCGACCGACCGGCACGCGCTGCCGGCGGCCCGCCGGGAGCTGACACTGCTGCTGGCCGGCCTGCGTCGCGGCGAGGCCGCGCTGGGCCGGGCGCTGCGGGCCGCCGGCCGGCCGGTGCCGGTCGGCCCGCTGCTGCGGGACCTCGTCGGCGTCGCGCTCGACGCGGCCGAGGCCAGCGACGGGGCGGTGGACCCCACGGTCGAGGCGGCCCGGCTGCGCCGCCGACCCTCGCCGGGGCTGGTGCCCGCCTGCGGTGGCGGCGCGCCGGCCGGGCCGCCCCCGGTGGCGAACTGGCGGGCGGTGACGCTCGCCGGGGACCTGCTGGCCCTGCCGCCGACCCTGCCGCTGGGCCTGGCCGCCACGGCGACCGCCCAGCTCGCGCGGCGCTCCGCGCACCGGGTCGCGGCCCGCACCGGCGCGGGGGTGCTGGTCGGCGTCGGGAACCGGGTCGCCGTCGCCGGCCCCGCCCCGGCGGACGGCTGGCCGGTCGCCACCGGCGGGCGGATCGTCGCGCTCACCGGCGGTGGCCTGGCCACGGCCGACGTGCGGGTCGACGGTGGCGTGCTGGACCCCCGCACGGGCGCGCCGCCGGTCTCGCCGTGGGCGTCGGTCACGGTGGTCGCCCCGGACGCGGTCCGCGCCGCGACGCTCGCCGTCGGGGCGCTCGCCCACGGCCCGCACGGCCCGGACTGGCTCGCCGAGCGGATCGGCGACGGTGCCGCCTACCCGACGCCGGGCCGCGCGACGGCGGTCCTGGTCCGTTGA
- a CDS encoding serine/threonine-protein kinase, which produces MRTLDGRYQLEQRIGVGGMSEVWRAHDAVLDRPVAVKLISPGHDEVPVERIRAEARSAARLVHPNVASVHDFGTAPALLGRPAPYIVMELAEGETLAAHLRAGPLDWRIAVRVCAEIAAALAAAHAHGIVHRDVKPANVILTPCGVKVLDFGIATPAGAPDETPAGIVVGTPAYLAPEQLDRQPATPAADMYALGVLLHYCLAGRLPYPADSTSELLGARRRRPAEPLPPIDGLPAEVAGLCRQLMADDPARRPSSLMAALLLAEAVDARVYVPMLATVPPRQRGDAGVSPWTREAAAEATQAATVGGRPGFAGRASGSRAGD; this is translated from the coding sequence ATGAGGACGCTGGACGGGCGGTACCAGCTCGAACAGCGCATCGGCGTCGGCGGGATGTCCGAGGTGTGGCGGGCCCACGACGCCGTGCTGGACCGGCCGGTCGCGGTGAAGCTCATCTCCCCCGGGCACGACGAGGTCCCGGTCGAGCGGATCCGGGCCGAGGCCCGCTCGGCGGCCCGGCTGGTGCACCCGAACGTGGCCAGCGTGCACGACTTCGGCACGGCCCCGGCCCTGTTGGGCCGGCCGGCGCCGTACATCGTGATGGAGCTGGCCGAGGGCGAGACCCTGGCGGCGCACCTGCGCGCCGGGCCGCTGGACTGGCGCATCGCGGTCCGCGTCTGCGCCGAGATCGCCGCGGCGCTGGCCGCCGCCCACGCGCACGGGATCGTCCACCGGGACGTGAAGCCGGCCAACGTCATCCTCACCCCGTGCGGGGTGAAGGTCCTGGACTTCGGCATCGCCACCCCGGCCGGCGCGCCGGACGAGACGCCGGCCGGCATCGTGGTGGGCACCCCCGCCTACCTGGCTCCCGAGCAGCTCGACCGGCAGCCGGCCACCCCGGCCGCCGACATGTACGCCCTCGGGGTGCTGCTGCACTACTGCCTCGCCGGGCGGCTGCCGTACCCGGCCGACAGCACCAGCGAGCTGCTGGGGGCGCGCCGCCGGCGACCGGCCGAGCCGCTGCCGCCGATCGACGGCCTGCCGGCGGAGGTGGCCGGGCTGTGCCGGCAGCTGATGGCCGACGATCCGGCGCGGCGGCCGAGCAGCCTGATGGCGGCGCTGCTGCTGGCCGAGGCGGTCGACGCCCGGGTGTACGTGCCGATGCTCGCCACGGTCCCGCCGAGGCAGCGCGGCGACGCCGGGGTGTCCCCGTGGACCCGGGAGGCGGCGGCCGAGGCGACCCAGGCGGCGACGGTGGGCGGGCGCCCCGGTTTCGCCGGACGCGCGTCGGGTAGCCGGGCGGGTGACTGA
- a CDS encoding OsmC family protein codes for MPDPSSWLHEATATAEGGHVRTDDGGLSTALASPLAPHCTGLTPEQLLAAAFASCLHHAAVEAAGQITDEAHTVQVRAEARLGRDDDGRYRADVHASISSAGLSRQQLAELVAYADRLWPFSSGDNSRHRLTVTPADNGRG; via the coding sequence ATGCCGGATCCGAGTTCCTGGCTGCACGAGGCCACCGCCACCGCCGAGGGCGGCCACGTCCGCACCGACGACGGCGGGCTGTCCACCGCGCTGGCCTCCCCGCTGGCGCCGCACTGCACGGGGCTGACGCCGGAGCAGCTGCTGGCGGCGGCGTTCGCGTCCTGCCTGCACCACGCCGCGGTGGAGGCGGCCGGGCAGATCACCGACGAGGCGCACACGGTGCAGGTGCGCGCGGAGGCGAGGCTGGGGCGCGACGACGACGGGCGCTACCGCGCCGACGTGCACGCCTCGATCTCCTCCGCCGGGCTGAGCCGGCAGCAGCTCGCCGAGCTGGTCGCGTACGCCGACCGGTTGTGGCCGTTCTCCAGTGGCGACAACAGCCGGCACCGGCTGACGGTCACGCCCGCCGACAACGGGCGCGGCTGA